From the Primulina tabacum isolate GXHZ01 chromosome 15, ASM2559414v2, whole genome shotgun sequence genome, one window contains:
- the LOC142525855 gene encoding glutathione S-transferase T3-like, with protein MSHPYFTPSVVHGYSTPHTNVMPFTSPMSNEPATPTFVPKTQLSDRESPIETKIEDEVLARSFVTISDDPIIGNDKKVHAFWRRVASYYNENRPPGSNTISENVIRSHWHNTIQKKVYRFNANYNSVYSSYRSGHSDEDILRFAYKNYQSENNGVAFNLEHVWRIVKDRPMFTPESADQYVATKKTKTSESGASNTFSNQEVSIDLDDEDTRPMGQKPAKRKGKDRVKSTIEDLAVNYNNIFAKFTEYKSVKKSEVDLKQNNSN; from the exons ATGAGTCATCCGTATTTCACGCCGTCGGTTGTTCATGGATATAGTACCCCACACACAAATGTTATGCCTTTCACATCTCCGATGTCGAATGAACCTGCAACTCCGACTTTTGTCCCGAAGACGCAACTTTCCGATCGTGAATCCCCAATTGAG ACAAAGATTGAAGACGAGGTCTTAGCGAGAAGTTTTGTCACTATCAGCGATGATCCAATAATCGGCAATGATAAAAAAGTGCATGCTTTTTGGAGACGTGTTGCAAGCTACTACAATGAGAATCGTCCCCCAGGTTCAAACACCATAAGTGAAAATGTTATACGGTCACATTGGCACAATACAATCCAAAAGAAGGTATATCGATTCAACGCAAATTATAATAGTGTTTACAGTTCATATCGAAGTGGTCACAGTGACGAAGATATACTGAGGTTTGCGTACAAAAACTATCAATCCGAAAACAATGGTGTTGCATTCAATCTCGAGCATGTGTGGAGAATTGTCAAAGACCGTCCAATGTTTACTCCAGAGTCCGCTGATCAATATGTGGCCACAAAGAAGACGAAGACTTCAGAGTCGGGAGCAAGCaacaccttctctaaccaagaGGTGAGCATAGACCTAGATGATGAAGATACTCGTCCAATGGGACAAAAGCCAGCAAAAAGAAAGGGAAAAGACAGAGTCAAATCGACCATAGAAGATCTGGCAGTAAACTACAACAATATTTTCGCAAAGTTCACCGAGTACAAAAGCGTGAAGAAGTCCGAAGTCGATCTGAAACAAAACAACTCGAATTAG
- the LOC142525856 gene encoding ferredoxin-thioredoxin reductase, variable chain-like, protein MTTCSAFSSLLNISDSKITNPDVGFSKIKFLLGKKPFPSFRPKKSAPIADNYPSSSGSCNSATIANSVTLDFGSVNDEEVKKAESKLGSKVRVTVPLTVYHVPKLPELELTGMVGVLKQYVGFHKGKRISANLPYKVEFETDQVLGRDGKPVKFTAHLREDEFEILV, encoded by the coding sequence ATGACCACTTGTTCAGCTTTCTCTTCCCTTCTCAACATTTCCGATTCCAAAATCACGAATCCGGATGTGGGTTTCTCCAAGATCAAGTTTTTATTGGGCAAGAAACCTTTTCCCAGTTTTCGCCCCAAGAAATCTGCCCCAATTGCTGATAATTACCCCTCGTCATCCGGTTCTTGCAATTCAGCCACCATCGCAAATTCGGTAACTCTTGATTTCGGTAGTGTAAATGACGAGGAAGTTAAGAAAGCTGAGTCGAAGCTGGGGTCAAAAGTCCGGGTCACGGTGCCCCTCACTGTGTACCATGTGCCGAAATTGCCTGAACTTGAGTTAACGGGCATGGTTGGTGTGTTGAAGCAGTATGTTGGTTTCCATAAGGGGAAAAGAATATCGGCAAACTTGCCGTATAAAGTGGAGTTCGAGACAGACCAGGTTTTGGGGCGAGACGGTAAACCGGTTAAATTCACTGCACACTTGAGGGAAGATGAGTTTGAGATTCTTGTATGA